A portion of the uncultured Draconibacterium sp. genome contains these proteins:
- a CDS encoding aminoacyl-histidine dipeptidase — MKTLEALKPQPLFNYFEEICQVPRPSKKEEKIRQYLLDFAQKNNLEANTDKIGNVLIKKPASKGMEQAPTVILQTHMDMVCEKNSDKEFDFDNDPIEPVIVDGWVKANGTTLGADCGIGIAAQLAVLTSKELKHGPIECLITVDEETGLTGAFNLQPGFLSGSVLLNLDSEDEGELFIGCAGGIDTLATFDYEQEETPKNSIALKVSVSGLLGGHSGDDIHKNRGNANKILNRFLWNWNENFEIRLAEFNGGNLRNAIAREAFGIITAPADKKDEVLASFEKMAPSIKDEFKFAEPKLEISCVETKLPAFVVDTNTQNKLLNAVYACPHGVLEMSSRMEDMVETSTNLASVKFSGNNKIVVTTSQRSEIEGRKYYAAETVKSVFNLAGAAVIHSDGYPGWTPNPDSDILKTTVESYKKLFGNEPVVRSIHAGLECGLFLEKYPHLDMVSFGPTIRGAHSPDERLDISATEKFWKHLVDVLENIK; from the coding sequence ATGAAAACACTGGAAGCATTAAAACCGCAACCTCTTTTTAATTATTTCGAAGAGATTTGCCAGGTACCACGGCCATCGAAAAAAGAGGAAAAAATCAGACAGTATTTACTTGATTTTGCACAGAAAAATAATCTTGAAGCAAATACCGACAAAATTGGGAATGTGCTAATAAAAAAGCCTGCCAGTAAAGGAATGGAGCAGGCCCCAACTGTTATTCTGCAAACACACATGGACATGGTTTGCGAAAAGAATTCGGACAAAGAATTTGATTTCGACAACGATCCCATTGAGCCGGTGATTGTTGACGGATGGGTAAAAGCCAACGGAACAACACTGGGCGCCGATTGCGGAATTGGAATAGCGGCTCAACTGGCAGTACTTACCTCAAAAGAACTAAAACACGGCCCTATAGAATGTTTGATTACCGTTGACGAAGAAACCGGACTGACCGGTGCTTTTAACCTGCAACCCGGATTTTTATCGGGTTCGGTTTTGCTGAACCTCGACTCAGAAGACGAAGGCGAACTGTTTATAGGTTGCGCCGGAGGTATTGATACGCTTGCAACTTTTGACTACGAACAAGAAGAAACTCCTAAAAACTCAATTGCCTTAAAAGTTTCAGTTAGCGGACTTTTGGGAGGGCATTCGGGCGACGATATCCATAAAAACCGTGGGAATGCCAATAAAATTCTCAACCGCTTTTTATGGAACTGGAACGAGAATTTTGAAATTCGACTTGCTGAGTTTAATGGAGGAAATTTACGAAATGCCATTGCCCGCGAAGCATTTGGGATAATAACAGCACCAGCTGATAAAAAAGATGAAGTATTGGCTTCATTCGAAAAAATGGCACCTTCGATAAAAGATGAATTCAAGTTTGCTGAGCCAAAACTGGAAATAAGTTGTGTAGAAACAAAACTACCCGCTTTTGTTGTGGATACTAACACGCAAAACAAACTTTTAAATGCGGTTTATGCTTGTCCGCACGGTGTTTTGGAAATGAGTTCGCGTATGGAAGATATGGTAGAAACTTCCACCAATCTGGCTTCGGTTAAATTTTCCGGCAACAACAAAATTGTGGTAACCACCAGTCAGCGTAGCGAAATTGAAGGACGAAAATATTACGCCGCCGAGACTGTAAAATCGGTTTTCAATCTTGCCGGAGCAGCAGTAATACACAGCGATGGTTATCCGGGCTGGACGCCAAATCCGGATTCTGATATTTTAAAAACTACCGTTGAGTCTTACAAAAAACTGTTTGGAAATGAACCGGTTGTTCGCTCCATTCATGCCGGATTGGAATGCGGATTATTCCTTGAAAAATACCCGCATCTCGATATGGTATCTTTCGGTCCAACTATTCGTGGGGCTCATTCTCCTGACGAAAGGCTGGATATTTCAGCAACCGAAAAATTCTGGAAACATCTGGTTGATGTGCTTGAAAATATAAAATAG
- a CDS encoding nitroreductase, whose translation MSVIEIIKNRRATPPRLFAKKDLPNGSVEELLRSANWAPNHKKTEPWRFKVYRGEAKAKLAADAKALLLEKQKEGYPVAPEKIEKFASTIERVPVAIAIILQPDSAGRLPEWEEIAAVSMAVQNMWLTATEMDLAAFWATPGFIELFDELLELENNQKSLGFFYVGQVMMDFPSPGRRDWKEKIEWKD comes from the coding sequence ATGTCAGTTATAGAAATTATAAAAAACCGTAGAGCGACGCCTCCCCGTTTATTTGCAAAAAAAGACTTGCCAAACGGCTCGGTAGAAGAGTTGTTAAGAAGTGCCAATTGGGCACCCAATCATAAAAAAACAGAACCGTGGCGGTTTAAAGTTTACCGTGGCGAAGCCAAAGCCAAACTGGCTGCCGATGCGAAAGCGTTATTGCTGGAAAAACAAAAGGAAGGATACCCGGTTGCTCCGGAGAAAATCGAAAAGTTTGCCTCAACAATTGAGCGCGTTCCGGTGGCCATAGCTATAATTTTGCAGCCCGATTCAGCCGGGCGTTTGCCCGAGTGGGAAGAAATTGCAGCGGTTTCTATGGCCGTACAAAACATGTGGTTGACTGCTACCGAAATGGACTTGGCTGCCTTTTGGGCAACACCGGGTTTTATCGAGTTGTTTGATGAATTGCTTGAGCTGGAAAACAACCAGAAAAGTTTGGGTTTCTTCTACGTTGGCCAGGTAATGATGGATTTTCCTTCGCCGGGACGACGCGACTGGAAGGAAAAAATTGAATGGAAAGATTGA